The Amycolatopsis sp. DG1A-15b genome window below encodes:
- the sucD gene encoding succinate--CoA ligase subunit alpha, giving the protein MSIFLNENSKVIVQGLTGSEGMKHATKMLKSGTNIVGGVNARKAGQTVTIEGKDLKVFGTVEEAIKETGADVSVIFVPPKFAKDAVIEAIDAEIPLAVVITEGIPVHDSAYFWAHAVAKGNTTRIIGPNCPGVISPGKSNAGIIPADITGPGHIGLVSKSGTLTYQMMYELRDIGFSTAVGIGGDPIIGTTHIDALEAFEADPETKVIVMIGEIGGDAEERAAAYIKENVTKPVVGYVAGFTAPEGKTMGHAGAIVSGSSGTAAAKKEALEAAGVKVGKTPSETAVLARELYNNLG; this is encoded by the coding sequence ATGTCGATCTTCCTGAACGAGAACAGCAAGGTCATCGTCCAGGGGCTCACCGGCTCCGAGGGCATGAAGCACGCCACCAAGATGCTGAAGTCCGGCACGAACATCGTGGGCGGTGTCAACGCCCGCAAGGCCGGTCAGACCGTCACCATCGAGGGCAAGGACCTCAAGGTCTTCGGCACCGTCGAAGAGGCGATCAAGGAGACCGGCGCCGACGTGTCGGTCATCTTCGTGCCGCCGAAGTTCGCCAAGGACGCGGTCATCGAGGCGATCGACGCCGAGATCCCGCTCGCCGTGGTGATCACCGAGGGCATCCCGGTGCACGACTCGGCCTACTTCTGGGCCCACGCCGTCGCGAAGGGCAACACGACCCGGATCATCGGCCCGAACTGCCCCGGCGTGATCAGCCCGGGCAAGTCGAACGCCGGCATCATCCCGGCCGACATCACCGGCCCCGGCCACATCGGCCTCGTGTCGAAGTCCGGCACGCTGACCTACCAGATGATGTACGAGCTGCGGGACATCGGCTTCTCCACCGCGGTCGGCATCGGCGGTGACCCGATCATCGGCACCACGCACATCGACGCCCTCGAGGCGTTCGAGGCGGACCCCGAGACCAAGGTCATCGTGATGATCGGCGAGATCGGCGGCGACGCCGAAGAGCGCGCCGCGGCCTACATCAAGGAGAACGTTACGAAGCCGGTCGTCGGCTACGTCGCGGGCTTCACCGCGCCCGAGGGCAAGACCATGGGCCACGCGGGCGCCATCGTGTCGGGCTCCTCCGGCACGGCCGCCGCGAAGAAGGAGGCCCTCGAGGCCGCCGGCGTCAAGGTCGGCAAGACCCCGAGCGAGACCGCCGTCCTCGCGCGTGAGCTGTACAACAACCTCGGCTGA
- the sucC gene encoding ADP-forming succinate--CoA ligase subunit beta, with the protein MDLYEYQARDLFAAHGVPVLPGSVASTPEEAKAAAEQIGNQVVVKAQVKVGGRGKAGGVKLAQTPDEAKEKAEAILGLDIKGHITRRVLVAEASDIASEYYFSFLLDRANRTFLAMASSEGGMEIEQLAVERPDALAKIPVDAIAGVDKAKALEILKGGNFPADIIDEAADVVVKLWETFVSEDATLVEVNPLVRDPQDKIIALDGKVTLDENADFRQPGHEALVDKDAENPLEAKAKAKNLNYVKLDGQVGIIGNGAGLVMSTLDVVAYAGEKHGGVKPANFLDIGGGASAEVMAAGLDVILNDTDVKSVFVNVFGGITACDAVANGIVEALKILGDEATKPLVVRLDGNNVVEGRQILADANHPLVTVVDTMDNAADKAAELAAAGA; encoded by the coding sequence GTGGACCTCTACGAGTACCAGGCGAGGGATCTCTTCGCCGCCCACGGAGTACCGGTTCTGCCGGGCTCGGTGGCTAGCACCCCCGAAGAAGCCAAGGCCGCCGCGGAGCAGATCGGTAACCAGGTCGTCGTCAAGGCGCAGGTGAAGGTCGGCGGCCGCGGCAAGGCGGGCGGCGTCAAGCTGGCCCAGACGCCGGACGAGGCGAAGGAGAAGGCGGAAGCCATCCTCGGCCTCGACATCAAGGGCCACATCACGCGTCGCGTGCTCGTGGCCGAAGCCTCGGACATCGCGTCCGAGTACTACTTCTCCTTCCTGCTGGACCGCGCGAACCGCACGTTCCTGGCGATGGCGTCCTCCGAGGGCGGCATGGAGATCGAGCAGCTCGCGGTCGAACGCCCCGACGCGCTCGCGAAGATCCCGGTCGACGCGATCGCCGGCGTGGACAAGGCGAAGGCGCTCGAGATCCTGAAGGGCGGCAACTTCCCGGCCGACATCATCGACGAGGCCGCCGACGTCGTGGTGAAGCTCTGGGAGACCTTCGTCTCCGAGGACGCCACCCTGGTCGAGGTCAACCCGCTGGTCCGTGACCCGCAGGACAAGATCATCGCCCTCGACGGCAAGGTCACCCTCGACGAGAACGCGGACTTCCGCCAGCCGGGCCACGAGGCCCTGGTGGACAAGGACGCGGAGAACCCGCTCGAGGCGAAGGCCAAGGCCAAGAACCTCAACTACGTCAAGCTCGACGGCCAGGTCGGCATCATCGGCAACGGCGCGGGTCTCGTGATGTCCACTTTGGACGTCGTGGCGTACGCGGGTGAGAAGCACGGCGGCGTGAAGCCGGCGAACTTCCTCGACATCGGCGGCGGCGCGTCGGCCGAGGTCATGGCGGCCGGGCTGGACGTCATCCTCAACGACACCGACGTGAAGAGCGTCTTCGTCAACGTCTTCGGCGGCATCACCGCCTGCGACGCGGTGGCGAACGGCATCGTCGAGGCCCTGAAGATCCTGGGCGACGAGGCCACCAAGCCGCTGGTCGTCCGCCTGGACGGCAACAACGTCGTCGAGGGTCGCCAGATCCTCGCGGACGCGAACCACCCGCTGGTCACCGTGGTGGACACAATGGACAACGCGGCCGACAAGGCTGCCGAGCTCGCCGCGGCAGGTGCGTGA
- a CDS encoding DUF5336 domain-containing protein — MTFPSGGPGYPQQGGGQQPPGPPSSGFPSQQPPHSHQAPSGGAGLPQNLPLLLALVVAGLGLVQYFLGFSDNGEVGLGGTFLLGGGLLAAMHALPKGPKTLPFAALFSVLGALEVLDTLVGLQTSPGIVTVILILAILQMLVAVGALLIAHDVIKPPSPKPAAPSYGGQYGQPGQQQYGQSGQAGQGGQSGQQFGQPGHGPGPVAPTGEPSAPFSQPGQYGSPNPPSTTPPPGQQATTYAPMQGQFFQQQPPENPGTPPGGFGKSN, encoded by the coding sequence ATGACCTTCCCCAGCGGTGGGCCCGGCTACCCCCAGCAGGGTGGCGGCCAGCAGCCCCCCGGACCGCCGTCCAGCGGCTTCCCGTCGCAGCAGCCGCCGCATTCGCACCAGGCGCCCTCCGGTGGGGCCGGCCTGCCGCAGAACCTGCCGCTGCTGCTCGCCCTGGTCGTCGCCGGCCTCGGCCTCGTGCAGTACTTCCTCGGCTTCTCCGACAACGGTGAAGTCGGCCTCGGCGGGACGTTCCTGCTCGGCGGTGGCCTGCTCGCCGCGATGCACGCGCTGCCCAAGGGCCCGAAGACGCTGCCGTTCGCGGCGCTGTTCAGCGTCCTCGGCGCACTCGAGGTCCTGGACACCCTCGTCGGGCTGCAGACCTCGCCCGGCATCGTCACCGTCATCCTGATCCTGGCGATCCTGCAGATGCTCGTCGCGGTCGGCGCGCTGCTGATCGCGCACGACGTCATCAAGCCGCCGTCGCCGAAGCCCGCCGCGCCGTCCTACGGCGGCCAGTACGGCCAGCCGGGCCAGCAGCAGTACGGCCAGTCCGGTCAAGCCGGTCAAGGGGGCCAGTCCGGTCAGCAGTTCGGCCAGCCGGGCCACGGGCCGGGGCCGGTCGCCCCGACCGGTGAGCCGTCGGCGCCGTTCTCGCAGCCGGGCCAGTACGGCTCGCCGAACCCGCCGTCGACCACGCCGCCGCCGGGCCAGCAGGCCACGACGTACGCCCCGATGCAGGGCCAGTTCTTCCAGCAGCAGCCGCCGGAGAACCCGGGCACGCCGCCCGGTGGCTTCGGCAAGTCGAACTGA
- a CDS encoding DUF6350 family protein: MRIMELLTDDPHPPGEAVGEPGPGAEPAPGSRLRVLLAAALGPLVTGYAAVATVLALVALTAGRTAFSGTGVLLAAGPGWLAAHQVRLGIGGHPLGVLPLLPTLGVVALAARTASGAARRLGCRSFREARPVLITITGAHAVFGLVVALCAQGSPVTADPAVAFAVPGLLAAAAACAGITRSCGLPDAVADRIDPLALRGLRVGAMSLAILVAGGAAVFTVATGLSWATVSGTYEPGFGTSSGLFLLSLLYLPNAVTAALSFVTGPGFSIGPLTVGMFGYRGGAVPAVPLLGGLPGHHAAWWPALLVLPAAAGALAGWSLRKADADPAQRIRAVAVAGAVVALGCVVLGTLAGGRLGDGPFDPVSVPVGVASIVAFCWIVIPGSFVAFFTGEHEPPAPPPEALEDNEAFQDADDIDTEEASEAVEELEAAEAAEESEEDEEISAEDAEFEAEADAELGLVEPAEDVPEAAPEPGGAVTGGTETCGDVEPDEGDR; encoded by the coding sequence GTGCGGATCATGGAGTTGCTCACCGACGACCCCCACCCGCCGGGTGAAGCGGTGGGCGAGCCCGGACCCGGCGCCGAACCCGCCCCGGGGTCCCGGCTCCGCGTGCTGCTCGCCGCCGCCCTCGGCCCGCTGGTCACCGGCTACGCCGCCGTCGCGACCGTGCTGGCCCTGGTCGCCCTCACCGCCGGCCGCACCGCCTTCTCCGGCACCGGCGTGCTGCTGGCCGCCGGGCCCGGCTGGCTCGCCGCGCACCAGGTGCGCCTCGGTATCGGCGGCCACCCGCTCGGGGTCCTGCCGCTGCTGCCGACGCTGGGGGTCGTCGCGCTCGCCGCGCGGACGGCGTCCGGCGCCGCGCGCCGCCTCGGCTGCCGGTCGTTCCGCGAAGCCCGGCCGGTGCTGATCACGATCACCGGCGCGCACGCGGTGTTCGGGCTGGTCGTCGCGCTCTGCGCGCAGGGCTCGCCGGTGACGGCCGACCCGGCGGTCGCCTTCGCCGTGCCGGGGCTGCTCGCCGCCGCGGCCGCGTGCGCGGGCATCACCCGGTCGTGCGGGCTGCCGGACGCCGTCGCCGACCGCATCGACCCGCTCGCGCTGCGCGGGTTGCGCGTGGGCGCGATGAGCCTGGCGATCCTGGTGGCCGGTGGCGCGGCCGTGTTCACCGTCGCGACCGGGCTGTCGTGGGCGACGGTGTCCGGTACCTACGAACCCGGGTTCGGCACCAGTTCCGGGCTCTTCCTGCTCTCGCTGCTGTACCTGCCGAACGCCGTGACGGCGGCGCTGTCCTTCGTCACCGGGCCCGGGTTCTCGATCGGGCCGCTCACCGTCGGCATGTTCGGCTACCGCGGCGGCGCCGTGCCCGCCGTCCCGCTGCTCGGCGGCCTGCCCGGGCACCACGCGGCCTGGTGGCCGGCGCTGCTGGTGCTGCCCGCGGCGGCCGGCGCGCTGGCCGGCTGGTCGCTGCGCAAGGCCGACGCCGATCCGGCGCAGCGCATCCGGGCGGTCGCGGTCGCCGGTGCCGTCGTCGCGCTCGGCTGCGTCGTGCTGGGCACGCTGGCCGGCGGGCGGCTCGGTGACGGCCCGTTCGACCCGGTGAGCGTCCCGGTCGGCGTCGCTTCGATCGTCGCGTTCTGCTGGATCGTCATCCCGGGTTCGTTCGTCGCGTTCTTCACGGGCGAGCACGAGCCGCCCGCTCCGCCGCCCGAAGCGCTCGAAGACAACGAGGCCTTCCAGGACGCCGACGACATCGACACGGAAGAAGCGTCCGAAGCCGTCGAGGAACTCGAGGCGGCTGAAGCCGCCGAAGAGTCCGAAGAGGACGAGGAGATTTCCGCCGAGGACGCGGAGTTCGAAGCCGAGGCCGACGCCGAGCTGGGCCTCGTAGAACCGGCCGAAGACGTCCCCGAAGCCGCTCCCGAACCGGGCGGCGCTGTGACCGGAGGCACCGAGACCTGCGGCGACGTCGAGCCGGACGAGGGCGACCGTTAG